A segment of the Cohnella algarum genome:
TGCAACGCGGACAAGCGCAAAGAGAAGGAAATCCGCGTCATCAACACCCTTCTGGAGAAGCAAGTGGACGGTTTGCTGTTCATGGGCGGAGCGGTGACGGACGAGCACCTTCAGGCGTTCAGCACTTCGAACGTTCCGATCGTCCTGTGCGCGACGACCGACGAGAAGGGGACGATGCCGTCCGTGGATATCGACCACGAAGCGGCTGCTTTCGACGCGGCGAGCAAGCTGATCGCGGACGGCCACCGGCGGATCGCCATGATCAGCGGTACCCTTCAGGATCCGGCCAACGGCTATGCCCGTTACCACGGATACAAGCGCGCGCTCGAGCAGGCGGGGCTTGCGCTCGACGAAACGTACGTGCGCGTAGGGAACTACAAGTACGAATCGGGAATCGAAGCGATGCAGTATTTCCTGGAGCTGCCGGAACGGCCGACCGCGGTATTCGCCGCAACCGACGAGATGGCGATCGGGGCGATCCACAGCATCCAGGATGCCGGATTGAAAGTGCCGGATGACATTTCGGTCATCAGCGTGGACAACATTCGCATGGCATCGATGGTTCGCCCGCAGCTGACGACGGTCGCGCAGCCGATGTACGACATCGGGGCGGTATCGATGCGGCTGCTGACGAAGCTGATGAAGAAGGAAACGGTAGACCAGGCGAGAGTCGTTCTCCCGCACGAGTTGATCGTTCGCCGTTCGGCCAGCGCTCTTTCTTGAGCCTGATCGCGCAAGCGGCCATACGACAGGCCCCGCTCGGGAAGTTTCCGTCCCGGCGGGGTTTCTTTATCTGAAAACGAAGGGAATGAATGCCCGTGATCGGAATTATCGGGGCCATGCAGGAGGAAATCGACCTGCTCCTCCAAGGAATGCGCGATGTCGTGACGATGAACCGCTCCGGCATCGATTACGTCATCGGGTCGCTCCATGACCGCAAAGTGGCCGTATGCAAATCCGGCGTGGGGAAAGTCAATGCCGCCGTTTGCACGCAAGTGCTGATCGACCGTTTTTTGGCGGATAAAATCATTTTTACCGGGGTGGCCGGCGCGGTGGATCCGAGCCTGGAAATCGGGGATATCGTCGTCGGGTCGAGCTGCCTTCAGCACGACATCGACGTGACGCCGCTCGGCTTCAAACGCGGAGTCATTCCGTATCAGGACGTATCGGAGTGGAAGGGCGACGACACGCTGATCCGAATGGCGGTCGAGGCCGGCGAACGGCTATACCCGGGACGCTGCAGGACGGGCGTCATTCTTTCCGGCGACCAGTTCGTCGCCGACCGCGATGTCGTTCGGGCGCTGCACGAGCAGTTCGGCGGCGCTTGCACGGAGATGGAAGGAGCGGCCGTCGCCCAGGTCTGCGCCATGAACGGGGTGCCCCACGTCATTATTCGCTCGATGTCCGACAAAGCGGACGGCTCGGCGCACGTCAATTTTGCGGAATTTACCGTCGAGGCGGCGGGCCGCTCCTTCGCGATCGTCGACGACATGATTCAAAGGCTGTAACCCGAGCCGGAAAGGCAGGGCAGCCAGGCTTTACGCGAGGTGCTGGAGCGCGAGTTCCAGCACCTCGCGGTTTTTGGCGGCGATTTCGGCGCGTCTTGGCATTGGCGTCCACGCGGACGCATCGTCAAGCCAGGAAGCCGGCATGCCTTCGGGGACGCCGTCTTGCCGCGCCGGCAGCCAGGAGGCCGGCAGAGGCGCTCCGCTCGGCGCGGCGTCGATGGCTTCGAGAAGCGGATGGCCGGTCATTTCCAGCCACAGCAGCCCCCAAGCGCGGGGAACGACGCGGTAATGATCGTAGCCCCCGCCGCCCAGCGCGATCCAACGGCCGTCCGTCCATTCGTGGGCGAGGCGGTGGATCCGCTTTGGCATTTCGCGGTAGATGCGCATGCTGCAGTGAACGTGCGACAGCGGATCGAACGCATGGGCGTCGCAGCCGTGCTGGCTTACGATGACGTCGGGCTTGAACGCGCGGACGGCTTTCTCGATGGCGGCCCCGAAGCTGTCGAGCCAGGAATCGTCCTCCGTATACGGCTCCACGGGAACGTTCAGGCAAGCGCCGTAGCCGGACTGGGTTCCCCGCTCGTGGGCGAATCCCGTTCCCGGAAACAAATATTTTCCCGTCTCGTGAATGGACAGCGTAAAGACGTCGGGATCCGTGTAAAAACACCACTGCACGCCGTCGCCATGATGGACGTCCGTGTCGATGTACAGCACTTTCGCGTCATACTTCCGCCGTATCCAGGCGATGGCCGCCGCTACGTCGTTGTACACGCAAAAACCGGCTCCCCGGTCGGGAAACGCGTGATGCAGCCCGCCCCCAAATGAAGCGCATGCGGCGCCGCCCCCGACATGACCGCCTCGGCCGCGGCGATCGTGCCGTGCACGACCGCTTGCGCCGCTTCGTGAACGCCGGGGAAGTAAGGGGTGTCCCCGTCGGGCTCCAGACCGTACTTCGCCGCCAGTTCGACGGCTTCTTCGGCGGGAGAGGTCCCGCTCAAGCGGCGGACCGCCTCGATGTAGTCGGCGCGATGGATCCAGGCCAGCGCGGCTTCCCAGTCCGCCGGAGGCTGCGGGACGGCGATTTGCCGCGCTTCGAGCGCGCCGCATGCTTTCAGCAGCCGTTCCGTAAGCTTGAGGCGGACCGGGTGGAACGGATGGTCTTCGCGAAACCGGTACCGGCCCGAAGACGCGTTGTCGATCCAAATCGGGCCGGAAATCGGTGAATTCACAAACATCGCTTCCTTTCGTACGAGCGTTAGTACATAAACCGCTGCCGGAACCGGACCCGGTCGAACTTTTCCACGGAGGAAAGCGGCACGTCCTTGCCGATCCGGACCATGAGGCAGTTCGCCGGATGGGCGCAAATTTCCGGGTCGTCGGTTGCGAACCAGACCATCCCTACGGATTTCATCAATTTCTCCATCATCGCCCGGTATTCCCAGACGTTCAGTCCGCTTCCTTCCAGGTCCCAGTGCCAATAATACTCGGTCGTATAGACGATGGCGTTATCGAGCTGGCCGTCTTCGAAAGCCGTTTGAATCAGGCTCTTGCCGAGGCCGAGTCCCCGGTAATCGTCCGCCACTTCGATGGCCCCGAGCTCGATCAAATCGTCCATCCCGCCTTGCGACCAGGTTTCCAGCTCGTCCGGGTAGTGAAACGTGACGTAGCCGACGATCAGGTCGCCTTCGAGCGCCGCGACGATTCGGCCTTCGGGGAGCTCGGCGATTTCGACGAGCGCGGCATGCTGCTCCGCGGGACGCCGGAAAGCGTCCAGCTTCGGGTGAAGCCGGTACTCCCGGAGCCGTTCCGGCGGAATCGGGCCTTCGACGGAGATCGGACCGTTCGTCCCGTCGCGAATATGCCGGTGGAACCGTTTCAGGTGCTCCATGTCTTTCCCTCCTCGAATGCTGTCATTATACAACAAAAGGGGAGGAAGGAGGAGAGCGCTTACTTATAAAGCGCTTTATATGACAACATTGTGACGATTCGCCGGGTTTTATGATATACTTAATTTCGTTAGCCGGAAAACGAATGAATGAAAGCGCATTCCTTCGGCGTGATCGGCACTTTGAATTCGTATTCGAACGGGATGGTGAGGGCAATGACTCTGCAGCACAATGAGAAGCTGGCCGTAACGGCGAAAGGTTCCAACCTCGAATCTTATGAACAAGCGGTGCAAAACTTCCGTTGGGAAGACATCGAGCAACGATTCTCCTGGTCGACGACCGGCAAAGTCAACATGGCTTACGAGGCGATCGATCGTCATGTGGAAGAAGGGAAGGGCGACCGCATCGCGCTGCATTACAGCGACAGCGTACGCGATGAAAGTTATACGTATGCCGATCTGAGCAGGGAGTCCAACCGCTTTGCGAACGTGCTCCGCAGCCTTGGCATCGGCAAAGGGGATCGCGTCTTCATTTTCATGCCTCGGACCCCGGAGCTGTATTTCAGCCTGCTCGGGATTTTGAAGGTCGGAGCGGTTGTCGGTCCGCTGTTCGAAGCGTTCATGGAAACGGCCGTCAAGGACCGGCTGCAGGACAGCGGAGCCGCGGCGATCGTCACGACGCCGGCGCTGCTTCCCCGCGTCGCCCGCGACGAGCTGCCGGAGCTGAAGCATGTGATCGTATTCGGCGACGGCGTCGAGGAAGGCGGAGGCATCGTCGATTTCCGCAAAGCGATGGACGAAGCGCCGGGAGAAGCCGAAATCGAGTGGCTGACCCGGGAGGACGGACTTATTCTTCATTATACGTCGGGGTCGACGGGCAAGCCGAAAGGCATTTTCCACGTGCAAAACGCCATGATCCAACATTATTATACGGGCCGCATCGTCCTGGATTTGCGGGAAGACGACGTTTACTGGTGCACCGCCGACCCGGGCTGGGTGACCGGAACGTCGTACGGCGTCTTCGCCCCGTGGCTGAACGGCGCTTCCAACGTGATCCGCGGCGGAAGGTTCAGTCCGCAGGATTGGTATTCGACGCTGCAAAAATATAAAGTAACCGTTTGGTACAGCGCGCCGACCGCGTTCCGGATGCTGATGGGCGCGGGCGAAGAAGCGGTCAAATCGTACGACCTGTCCCATTTGCGCCACGTGCTCAGCGTCGGCGAACCGCTCAACCCCGAAGTCGTGCGGTGGGGGCTGAAGGCGTTCGATCGGCGCATCCACGATACGTGGTGGATGACGGAAACGGGCGGGCAGCTCATTTGCAACTATCCGAGCATGGAAATCAAGCCGGGCTCGATGGGCAAGCCGATCCCGGGCGTTCAGGCGGCCATTCTCGACGATCAGGGCAACGAGCTGCCGCCTTATCGGATGGGCAATCTCGCGATCCGGACGCCGTGGCCGTCCATGATGCGCAAAGTATGGAACAATCCCGCCAAGTACGAGGAATATTTCCGTATTCCGGGCTGGTACGTGTCCGGGGATTCCGCTTACAAGGACGAGGAAGGCTACTTCTGGTTCCAGGGCCGGATCGACGACGTGATCAATACGTCGGGCGAGCGGGTAGGGCCGTTCGAGGTGGAAAGCAAGCTCGTCGAGCACCCGGCGGTCGCCGAGGCGGGCGTCATCGGCAAGCCGGATCCGCTTCGGGGGAAATCATCAAAGCGTTCATTTCGCTGCGAGAAGGCTTCGCTCCTTCGGACGAGTTGAAGACGGAAATCTCCAAATTCGTCAAAGAGGGATTGTCCGCGCACGCCGCGCCCCGCGAAATCGAATTCCGCGACAAACTGCCGAAGACGCGCAGCGGCAAAATCATGCGCCGCGTGCTGAAGGCTTGGGAATTGAATTTGCCCACCGGCGACTTGTCGACGATTGAGGACTAATCCATGATCATCCGGCCATTCGGCACTCTTGAAAATAAATAAAAGCAAACGAAGGGCGATCTTCGCGGTTTCGCAACCGGAGGATCGCCCTTCTGCCGTTCTTTATTCCGTTAGTTCGTTTTCACTTCGATCGCGGCGGAAGGCTCGGATTGGCCGACGCCGTTAATCGCCGTAATCCGGTACCAGCCGGCGTTGACCGGCGCCGGCGCTTCGTAGCCGGGGGTTTGCGCGGAGCCGAGCAGCGTGTACTTGCCGTTCTGGGACGGACTGTACCAGACCTCGTACTTGGTCACCGCGTCGGCGTCCGAATTCGGGTTCCACGACAGCGCGAGTCCGGTATCCCGGATTTGCGCCTGAAGCCCGGAAGGCGAGCCCGGCGCCGCGAGCGGATTGCCCGTTCCGGGAGCTTCGGACCCCGGAGCCTCGGTTCCGGGAGCTTGGGTGCTGCCCGGATCGGAAGTTCCGCCGCTGCCCCCGTCGGTTCCGCCTGCGGGCGGCAAATTCGGATCGACCGGAATCTCTCCGGCGCCGCTTCCCGCGCTTACGACCGCGCTGCGCCCGGACTCCTTGCCGACCACGTCCACGGCGGTGA
Coding sequences within it:
- a CDS encoding 5'-methylthioadenosine/adenosylhomocysteine nucleosidase, coding for MPVIGIIGAMQEEIDLLLQGMRDVVTMNRSGIDYVIGSLHDRKVAVCKSGVGKVNAAVCTQVLIDRFLADKIIFTGVAGAVDPSLEIGDIVVGSSCLQHDIDVTPLGFKRGVIPYQDVSEWKGDDTLIRMAVEAGERLYPGRCRTGVILSGDQFVADRDVVRALHEQFGGACTEMEGAAVAQVCAMNGVPHVIIRSMSDKADGSAHVNFAEFTVEAAGRSFAIVDDMIQRL
- the ccpA gene encoding catabolite control protein A, whose amino-acid sequence is MTVTIYDVAREAGVSMATVSRVVNNNPNVKPQTRKKVYEAIERLGYRPNAVARGLASKKTTTVGVVIPDIANAIFAEVARGIEDIANMYHYNIILCNADKRKEKEIRVINTLLEKQVDGLLFMGGAVTDEHLQAFSTSNVPIVLCATTDEKGTMPSVDIDHEAAAFDAASKLIADGHRRIAMISGTLQDPANGYARYHGYKRALEQAGLALDETYVRVGNYKYESGIEAMQYFLELPERPTAVFAATDEMAIGAIHSIQDAGLKVPDDISVISVDNIRMASMVRPQLTTVAQPMYDIGAVSMRLLTKLMKKETVDQARVVLPHELIVRRSASALS
- a CDS encoding GNAT family N-acetyltransferase; translated protein: MEHLKRFHRHIRDGTNGPISVEGPIPPERLREYRLHPKLDAFRRPAEQHAALVEIAELPEGRIVAALEGDLIVGYVTFHYPDELETWSQGGMDDLIELGAIEVADDYRGLGLGKSLIQTAFEDGQLDNAIVYTTEYYWHWDLEGSGLNVWEYRAMMEKLMKSVGMVWFATDDPEICAHPANCLMVRIGKDVPLSSVEKFDRVRFRQRFMY